The Streptomyces sp. NBC_01142 genome has a window encoding:
- a CDS encoding DUF4345 domain-containing protein: MAKTLRGFAWVMGLACTAIGLFHVVGGNAAIPGEADAGPTLDSLGRFFGAIFAGYGLAWLWAARQDPVPAKVVRWLAAVFLLGGVGRLMSLAVHGWPHWFQVALTAIELVFPPVWFWLADADERASRERRPSGAPAKASLPDLA; the protein is encoded by the coding sequence GTGGCCAAGACGCTCCGGGGGTTCGCATGGGTGATGGGCCTCGCCTGCACGGCGATCGGGCTGTTCCACGTGGTCGGCGGCAATGCCGCGATTCCGGGCGAGGCTGACGCCGGACCCACTCTGGACAGCCTGGGCCGGTTCTTCGGCGCGATCTTCGCCGGGTACGGGCTGGCCTGGCTGTGGGCGGCGCGGCAGGACCCCGTCCCGGCGAAGGTGGTGCGGTGGCTTGCGGCGGTGTTCCTGCTGGGCGGTGTGGGGCGGCTGATGTCCCTGGCGGTGCACGGCTGGCCGCACTGGTTCCAGGTGGCGCTGACCGCGATCGAGCTGGTTTTCCCGCCAGTCTGGTTCTGGCTGGCGGATGCCGACGAGCGGGCGTCCCGGGAGCGGCGGCCTTCGGGTGCGCCAGCCAAGGCGTCCCTTCCGGATCTTGCCTGA